The following proteins are co-located in the Dyadobacter chenwenxiniae genome:
- a CDS encoding PSD1 and planctomycete cytochrome C domain-containing protein → MMVHFPIGLLLVALILELIDWKRKSTGLRDAVGILTWIGAASAAFSVTFGLLLSDAEQSEGQTFEIHRWAGFITLGLAVLATISLRNVNRNIYRSLLFITVFGVSFAGHYGAMITHGDDYLTSVLPSSVEPEQEQSNEDPADFVLTNNGALNPQQIQDLNVEVRTILAHNCYSCHGEAKSKGDLRLDSKEAIMKGGENGVVVVPVHPDKSEIIRRITLPKGDKEAMPTKGKRLTEREVKVLKYWIEKGALWPDGKQKSIYRVAALEPRTPELPPASGDIVQPVDRLVNAYFQKNKIAWKPAVNDRIYMRRLYLDIIGLLPPPEKVEAFVADERPDKREQLAKELLNRNDDYAQHWMSFWNDALRNDYSGTGYITGGRFDITKWLYASLEVNKPYNWFVKELISPTKASAGFIKGIKWRGTINSSQRTEMQAAQNVSQVFLGLNLKCASCHDSFISDWKLADSYAFANIFADTLLEINRCDKPTGKIAGTKMLFPELGEISVNASTEKRLRELADFLVQPKDGRLYRTAVNRIWAQLLGRGIVEPVDMMDNMPWSEDLLDWLASDFAANGYDMKKLIYTIVTSKTYQLPSSSVKEASDIMANDYKFTGMVRRRLTAEQFSDAISTAFNPMYADSAVVYKLLPDDIKTRLPFPRAAFVKNDPFLTSLGRPNRETVSTSRTSQANLLQALELTNGSKFTNTLKQGSKVWKARYATSDSLVTALYQKALGRTPLEKELAAAKRILGPKPNEESIQDLVWAIALVPEFQLIY, encoded by the coding sequence TTATTGCTTTCCGATGCAGAGCAGTCCGAAGGACAAACATTTGAAATACACCGCTGGGCTGGCTTTATCACATTGGGGCTAGCCGTACTGGCAACTATATCACTCCGAAACGTTAACAGGAATATTTATCGGTCCTTATTATTTATCACCGTGTTCGGAGTGTCATTTGCAGGCCATTACGGCGCAATGATCACCCACGGCGATGATTATCTCACAAGCGTTTTACCATCGTCCGTTGAGCCGGAGCAGGAACAGTCCAATGAAGATCCGGCTGATTTTGTACTTACAAACAATGGTGCGCTGAATCCGCAGCAAATACAGGACCTGAATGTGGAAGTAAGAACAATCCTGGCACACAACTGTTACAGCTGCCATGGTGAAGCTAAATCCAAAGGCGATTTGCGGCTGGATAGCAAGGAAGCCATTATGAAAGGCGGTGAGAATGGTGTCGTCGTTGTTCCTGTTCATCCCGATAAAAGCGAGATCATCCGCCGTATTACATTGCCTAAGGGCGATAAAGAAGCGATGCCGACGAAAGGCAAGCGCCTGACAGAAAGAGAAGTGAAAGTGCTGAAATATTGGATAGAGAAAGGAGCCTTATGGCCGGACGGCAAGCAGAAGAGCATTTACAGGGTCGCTGCGTTGGAACCCAGAACGCCTGAACTTCCTCCCGCAAGCGGCGACATCGTGCAGCCTGTGGACCGTTTGGTTAATGCGTATTTTCAAAAAAATAAAATTGCCTGGAAACCGGCTGTCAACGACCGTATCTACATGCGCAGGCTTTACCTGGATATCATCGGCCTTTTGCCGCCCCCCGAAAAGGTGGAAGCTTTTGTTGCAGATGAGCGTCCTGATAAAAGAGAACAACTGGCAAAAGAGTTGCTGAACCGCAACGACGATTATGCCCAGCACTGGATGTCGTTCTGGAATGATGCGCTTCGGAATGATTACTCAGGAACAGGATACATTACCGGCGGCAGGTTTGACATTACCAAATGGCTTTACGCTTCTTTGGAGGTTAACAAACCTTACAACTGGTTTGTGAAAGAACTGATCAGTCCTACCAAAGCGTCCGCAGGTTTTATCAAAGGGATCAAATGGCGTGGAACGATTAATTCCAGTCAACGCACCGAAATGCAGGCGGCGCAAAATGTGTCACAGGTTTTTCTTGGGCTTAACCTCAAATGCGCTTCTTGTCACGACAGTTTCATCAGCGATTGGAAGCTGGCAGACTCTTACGCATTCGCAAACATTTTCGCCGACACATTGCTGGAGATAAACCGTTGCGATAAGCCGACCGGAAAAATCGCGGGGACAAAAATGCTTTTTCCTGAGCTTGGCGAAATCAGCGTAAATGCAAGCACTGAAAAAAGGCTTCGGGAACTCGCGGACTTCCTGGTTCAACCCAAAGACGGCAGGCTTTACCGGACGGCAGTTAACCGGATCTGGGCCCAGCTTCTGGGCCGCGGCATCGTAGAACCTGTCGACATGATGGACAACATGCCATGGAGCGAAGATCTGCTCGATTGGCTGGCTTCGGATTTTGCGGCCAACGGTTATGACATGAAAAAATTGATATACACGATTGTCACTTCGAAGACCTATCAGCTGCCTTCCTCATCGGTGAAAGAAGCCAGCGACATCATGGCCAACGATTATAAGTTCACCGGCATGGTAAGAAGAAGGCTCACTGCCGAGCAATTCTCGGACGCGATCAGCACTGCCTTCAACCCGATGTATGCCGACTCTGCGGTGGTATACAAATTGCTTCCCGACGACATTAAAACGCGCCTGCCATTTCCGCGTGCAGCTTTTGTAAAAAATGATCCTTTCCTGACATCATTGGGCCGGCCAAACCGGGAGACGGTAAGCACATCGCGCACTTCACAAGCTAACCTTTTGCAAGCGCTAGAACTTACGAACGGCAGCAAATTCACCAATACATTAAAGCAGGGTTCAAAAGTTTGGAAGGCCAGATATGCGACTTCCGATTCGCTCGTAACTGCGCTTTATCAAAAAGCTTTGGGCAGGACGCCGCTTGAAAAAGAGCTTGCCGCAGCGAAACGAATTCTCGGTCCGAAGCCCAACGAAGAGAGCATTCAGGATCTGGTCTGGGCAATTGCGCTCGTTCCGGAATTTCAATTAATATATTAA